A part of Gambusia affinis linkage group LG19, SWU_Gaff_1.0, whole genome shotgun sequence genomic DNA contains:
- the ramp2 gene encoding receptor activity-modifying protein 2 has protein sequence MNRALFSKMTVTRFSLVFSGCLVTLLIWGCTNVICLDNDKATVQLVTTTVKTTRYNETQTMDNEIPGHQLQYPCVNGLHCQSICDICEHRYGQPSVECLSFLFDEYLHLFSEQMRSLNSTDWCVWDKVSSFYSDFSTCTEHLSDCLGIPWPNSLVEKLFVNIHSEYFKTCPTEEFSDPPPGIVFALVITPICLIPVMVSLVVIKTKNGDGTS, from the exons ATGAACAGAGCATTGTTCAGCAAAATGACTGTCACCAGATTCTCTCTTGTGTTCTCTGGCTGCTTAGTGACTCTTCTCATTTGGG GATGCACAAATGTAATTTGTCTGGATAATGACAAAGCAACAGTGCAACTGGTCACAACAACAGTGAAAACAACAA GGtataatgaaacacaaacaatggaTAACG AGATCCCAGGACACCAACTGCAATATC CTTGTGTGAATGGTCTCCATTGCCAAAGTATTTGTGATATATGCGAGCATCGTTATGGCCAACCATCAGTGGAgtgtctttctttcttatttgaTGAATATCTGCATTTGTTCAGTGAGCAAATGAGATCACTAAACTCAACTGACTGGTGTGTCTGGGATAAAGTGAGCAG cttCTACAGTGACTTTAGCACTTGTACTGAGCACCTATCTGACTGTCTGGGGATCCCATGGCCGAACTCACTGGTGGAAAAACTTTTTGTCAACATCCACTCTGAGTATTTCAAAACGTGCCCCACAGAGGAGTTTAGTGACCCACCACCAGGAATCGTGTTTGCCCTGGTCATCACTCCCATCTGCCTGATACCAGTTATGGTCAGCCTGGTGGTGATCAAGACCAAAAATGGGGATGGCACATCCTGA